One Patescibacteria group bacterium DNA window includes the following coding sequences:
- a CDS encoding 2-isopropylmalate synthase produces MIEVEQSQDYVRIFDTTLRDGEQAPGCTMGAQEKVRMAAVIADLGVSVIEAGFAAARAGEPEAIRAVVAAVGRESNSPVILSLARTRRDDIDMALAAVKDAAHPGIHLFIATSELHLREKLVIPFEEALSQMVEAVEYAKQFVGHIEVSAEDATRTSPDRLVEFYKALIRAGATVCNVPDTTGYATVDDYRALFRNLLQQARVCACNKRRPCHHVTWSAHVHDDLGLAVAKSLAAVQGGARQVECTLLGIGERCGNTALEEVVMALDTRQDRFGIATHVHTTGLWRACQELSQTIGFPIPMNKPVVGANAFAHEAGIHQDGVLANRATYEIMSPARIGRPIDELVLGKHSGRKGINDRLRALGVDLDGVDMNLVLERFKALAEAKRGSHGIDDAELLALLVGPSDCERFVLRSAFGSTALNSAHRSPTAHVFLVVNGQEHDLERDGDGIIDAAFAAVQDITHLDPQLLDFQLRTIGRATDAMGQAVVVLKLDGTVVRGVGVHTDVTMAALEAYVSGLNKLERLREFRATNGQVTEPTP; encoded by the coding sequence ATGATTGAAGTGGAACAGAGTCAAGATTACGTTCGGATTTTCGATACTACCTTGCGTGACGGCGAACAGGCGCCGGGCTGCACCATGGGTGCGCAGGAAAAGGTGCGGATGGCTGCGGTCATCGCCGACTTGGGGGTCAGCGTCATTGAGGCGGGGTTTGCGGCCGCGCGGGCTGGTGAACCCGAAGCGATTCGGGCAGTGGTTGCGGCAGTGGGTCGTGAATCTAACAGCCCCGTCATTTTGAGCCTGGCTCGGACACGTCGAGATGACATCGATATGGCCCTTGCAGCGGTCAAAGATGCTGCGCATCCTGGAATTCACCTCTTCATTGCCACGTCGGAACTTCATCTGCGGGAGAAGTTGGTCATCCCGTTTGAGGAGGCACTTTCGCAGATGGTCGAGGCAGTGGAGTACGCCAAGCAATTTGTGGGGCACATCGAGGTCTCGGCGGAAGATGCGACGAGAACTTCGCCGGATCGTCTGGTGGAATTCTACAAGGCACTGATTCGGGCTGGGGCTACGGTGTGCAACGTTCCCGACACGACCGGCTACGCCACCGTGGACGACTACCGGGCGCTTTTTCGGAACTTGCTTCAGCAAGCCCGGGTTTGCGCGTGCAACAAGCGGCGACCATGTCATCACGTGACATGGAGTGCCCACGTTCATGACGACCTCGGCTTGGCAGTGGCGAAAAGTTTGGCGGCTGTTCAAGGTGGTGCACGCCAGGTCGAGTGTACGCTGCTCGGGATTGGTGAGCGGTGTGGCAACACTGCGCTTGAGGAAGTGGTGATGGCGCTTGATACGAGACAAGATCGGTTCGGTATCGCCACGCACGTTCATACCACGGGTTTGTGGCGAGCCTGTCAGGAACTGTCGCAAACCATCGGTTTTCCAATACCCATGAACAAGCCGGTTGTGGGGGCTAACGCCTTCGCGCACGAGGCTGGCATTCACCAAGATGGTGTTTTGGCAAATCGGGCGACGTACGAAATCATGTCGCCAGCCCGCATCGGTCGGCCCATCGATGAGCTCGTTCTGGGTAAGCACTCGGGTCGGAAAGGAATCAATGACAGGTTGCGAGCCTTGGGGGTCGACCTGGACGGCGTCGACATGAATTTGGTACTCGAAAGATTCAAGGCGTTGGCCGAAGCAAAACGCGGGAGTCATGGCATCGACGACGCTGAGTTGTTGGCGCTACTGGTTGGTCCGAGCGATTGTGAGCGTTTTGTTCTGCGGTCTGCTTTTGGCAGTACTGCCTTGAACTCTGCGCACCGATCGCCGACGGCTCATGTGTTTTTGGTTGTCAATGGCCAAGAGCATGACCTTGAGCGAGACGGCGACGGCATCATCGATGCGGCTTTTGCGGCGGTTCAGGACATTACGCACTTGGATCCGCAACTGCTGGATTTTCAACTGCGTACGATTGGTCGGGCCACCGACGCCATGGGTCAAGCCGTGGTTGTACTTAAGTTGGATGGCACAGTCGTGCGAGGTGTGGGAGTTCATACTGACGTGACGATGGCTGCTTTGGAGGCCTATGTCAGCGGCTTGAACAAGCTCGAGCGGTTGCGTGAGTTTCGGGCGACGAATGGTCAGGTAACAGAACCGACGCCGTAG
- a CDS encoding 50S ribosomal protein L25 produces MATRQTLSVRTRTVFGKKNADLRTSGVIPGVIYGQGAEAVSVSVTRSVFEKLFTAAGESTLIDLVIDEQSPTVALIHDVQRDPLRGELAHFDLYRVNMNKAITVTVPLVLVGEAPVVKSQGAVLVRAIDHVSVSCLPADLIHELTIDLGGLTAIDDAIRIGTIVPPSGVTIEGDPEAVVVTVQAPRAEEVVVAAPEADVTKVEVEKKGKQETDTAEAAKS; encoded by the coding sequence ATGGCAACACGGCAGACATTGTCCGTCCGCACTCGGACGGTTTTTGGTAAAAAGAATGCAGACCTCCGCACCTCGGGGGTTATTCCTGGTGTTATATATGGACAAGGTGCTGAAGCGGTTAGCGTTTCTGTTACTCGCAGCGTATTTGAAAAGCTTTTTACTGCCGCCGGAGAGAGCACGTTGATTGACTTAGTCATTGATGAACAGTCGCCAACGGTTGCGCTTATTCATGATGTGCAGCGTGATCCATTGCGTGGTGAATTGGCGCACTTTGATTTGTACCGAGTGAACATGAACAAAGCCATTACCGTTACCGTTCCCTTGGTCTTGGTCGGTGAAGCGCCGGTTGTAAAGTCTCAGGGCGCGGTTTTGGTTCGTGCCATCGACCACGTGAGCGTATCTTGTCTTCCGGCTGATTTGATTCACGAGTTAACCATTGATCTCGGTGGGCTGACCGCCATTGATGACGCTATTCGTATTGGTACGATTGTTCCGCCGAGTGGCGTCACCATTGAGGGGGACCCTGAAGCGGTTGTCGTTACCGTGCAAGCGCCGAGAGCTGAAGAAGTGGTTGTGGCAGCTCCAGAAGCCGATGTTACAAAAGTTGAAGTTGAGAAGAAAGGGAAACAAGAAACTGACACTGCCGAGGCAGCGAAGAGTTAA